A genome region from Fibrobacter sp. includes the following:
- a CDS encoding TonB family protein, with translation MIKLPLIFLLFCLSTQGQEKPSGTITEEPEEILLEIDADADTEPVAETEEDSLPPIEKMPELLTFIEADYPAELVKKGIEGAVLLELLVNETGGVDSVTVLRGLDPQLDSSAAAACRLFKFTPATADGDSVAVLLQYEYRFSLQEAVDSIPETVNFLGKILEKGTRAPVADAMVVLTFNDTLSDKTLPLPFREYIKKIASIPGQRLEEGKLVTESDSQGVFRFYSLPAGTVEVSVIASGYSSSGTKETITKNEELSANYFIERHSYSDYEIVVYGQIEEKEISRRQMSIQEVRRIPGLGGDAIRVVQAMPGVARPSFGSGDIIVRGAPSWDSRFFLDGVQLLSLYHFGGLKSIYNSEALESIDFYPGGFGTRYGGAIGGVIEINGRAAKSDRFHAQVDVSNVDGSFLVEGPVNENVKVLLSGRRSFIGEILGLAAKMAEDQFPATLSPFYWDYLLRADAGLPSNHKLSFTLFGYRDSMGIIYPDLRIGSEEVSEARDRLGMNLSFHTGILGWDWTPDNKWKNSFRYSLSYGIQRVSVFGIMRQDADMLTSYFRDQLTYTFNRHCALNIGADIQNISYDMELVIPSANGLFQRDSNENWHFGVVGAYLNLEWKPIDELLIIPGIRYDYFPELIYDGSIVPEFWSYQGFNNSRGYSGEPSVRLNARYEALKNHTFKAAIGNYSQTPQPMGQVIHQKWGVPSMPATKAAHYVAGHEWKITDLINSDLQFYFNNQWDIPRMAEGAEIAKSERLWYSNGRGRMYGMELMLRHLQNERFFGWIAYTLSRSERYDRSEKKWVLYGKDQTHNLQMLGSWHLKREFDLGFRMRFVSGDPTTPIIGVIESENSNYFFPEYGETNSSRVNPFFQLDIRLDKKLVFDKWMYSFYIDLQNISWFLYKSPEMEFYNYDYTEKMTFSMFPMLSAGVKAEF, from the coding sequence ATGATAAAATTACCCCTCATCTTTCTTCTTTTCTGCCTGAGTACTCAGGGCCAGGAAAAACCTTCAGGCACAATCACTGAGGAACCTGAAGAGATTTTACTGGAAATTGATGCCGATGCCGATACAGAGCCAGTGGCTGAAACAGAGGAGGATTCCCTTCCCCCGATCGAGAAAATGCCTGAGCTTTTGACATTTATAGAGGCGGATTACCCTGCTGAACTGGTGAAAAAGGGGATCGAGGGGGCTGTTTTGCTTGAACTGCTGGTAAACGAAACCGGTGGTGTCGACAGTGTAACTGTGTTAAGAGGATTGGATCCACAGCTTGACAGCAGCGCGGCAGCGGCATGCAGGCTTTTCAAATTTACTCCTGCAACCGCCGATGGAGACAGTGTCGCTGTGCTTCTCCAATACGAGTACCGCTTCAGTCTTCAGGAAGCTGTAGACTCGATTCCTGAAACCGTCAATTTCCTGGGAAAGATACTTGAAAAGGGCACCCGCGCCCCTGTTGCCGATGCCATGGTGGTTCTGACTTTCAATGATACTCTTTCAGACAAAACTCTTCCTCTTCCCTTCAGAGAGTATATAAAAAAGATTGCATCAATACCCGGGCAGCGGCTGGAGGAAGGCAAGCTTGTAACTGAATCTGACTCTCAGGGTGTTTTCCGTTTTTACAGTCTTCCTGCCGGTACTGTAGAAGTTTCGGTTATTGCCTCAGGATACAGTTCCTCCGGAACAAAGGAGACAATAACAAAAAATGAGGAGCTTTCTGCAAATTATTTCATCGAGCGCCATTCCTATTCCGACTATGAGATAGTGGTATATGGGCAGATAGAGGAAAAAGAGATCAGCAGGCGTCAGATGTCAATTCAGGAGGTCCGCAGGATACCCGGACTTGGAGGTGATGCGATCAGGGTTGTACAGGCGATGCCCGGGGTGGCGAGGCCCTCTTTTGGATCCGGTGATATCATAGTCCGGGGGGCGCCATCATGGGATTCACGGTTTTTCCTTGACGGAGTGCAGCTGCTTTCACTCTATCATTTTGGAGGTCTCAAATCTATTTACAATTCCGAAGCTCTTGAATCGATCGATTTTTATCCGGGCGGATTCGGGACACGGTACGGAGGAGCAATAGGGGGAGTAATAGAGATAAACGGCAGAGCGGCAAAATCCGACAGATTTCATGCACAGGTGGATGTCAGTAATGTCGACGGGTCATTTCTGGTAGAAGGTCCGGTAAACGAGAATGTAAAAGTGCTTCTTTCAGGCCGTCGCAGCTTTATTGGTGAGATTCTGGGTCTGGCCGCGAAGATGGCAGAGGACCAGTTTCCGGCAACACTCTCACCTTTTTACTGGGATTACCTGTTAAGAGCGGATGCCGGTTTGCCGTCAAACCACAAACTCTCTTTCACTCTTTTCGGCTACCGTGACAGCATGGGAATAATCTACCCTGATTTGCGGATCGGCTCAGAGGAGGTTTCCGAGGCCAGGGACAGACTTGGGATGAATCTTTCTTTTCATACCGGAATCCTGGGCTGGGACTGGACACCTGACAATAAGTGGAAAAATTCTTTCCGATACAGCCTCAGTTACGGCATTCAGAGAGTCTCAGTTTTCGGTATCATGCGTCAGGATGCAGATATGTTGACCAGCTATTTCAGGGATCAATTGACTTATACATTCAACCGGCACTGTGCTTTAAACATTGGAGCAGACATTCAAAATATCTCCTATGACATGGAACTTGTCATTCCCTCTGCCAATGGTCTGTTTCAGAGAGATTCCAATGAAAACTGGCATTTCGGAGTAGTTGGGGCATACCTTAATCTCGAATGGAAACCCATCGATGAACTGCTTATCATTCCGGGAATCCGTTATGATTATTTCCCGGAGCTTATATATGACGGATCGATTGTGCCTGAATTCTGGAGTTATCAGGGATTTAACAACAGCAGGGGTTACAGCGGTGAGCCCTCAGTGCGTCTGAATGCCAGGTATGAGGCATTAAAAAATCACACTTTCAAAGCCGCAATCGGCAACTACAGCCAGACCCCCCAGCCCATGGGTCAGGTAATACACCAGAAATGGGGTGTCCCATCAATGCCGGCAACCAAAGCTGCACACTATGTTGCCGGACATGAGTGGAAGATAACAGATCTTATCAACTCGGATCTGCAGTTTTATTTCAATAATCAGTGGGACATTCCAAGGATGGCGGAAGGAGCCGAAATCGCAAAGTCTGAGAGGCTCTGGTACAGTAACGGCAGAGGCCGGATGTACGGTATGGAACTGATGCTCAGGCATTTACAAAACGAGAGGTTTTTCGGTTGGATCGCCTATACTCTCTCCAGAAGCGAACGTTATGATCGGTCTGAAAAAAAGTGGGTACTGTATGGAAAAGATCAGACCCATAACCTGCAGATGCTTGGGAGCTGGCATTTAAAAAGAGAATTCGATCTCGGTTTCCGTATGCGGTTTGTCAGCGGTGATCCGACTACCCCCATTATCGGGGTTATCGAAAGTGAAAACAGCAACTATTTTTTCCCTGAGTATGGAGAGACAAACTCCTCCCGTGTAAATCCTTTCTTCCAGCTTGACATCAGGCTTGACAAA